Proteins encoded in a region of the Armatimonadota bacterium genome:
- a CDS encoding DNA-directed DNA polymerase — translation MSQPRFVHLHTHTEYSLLDGANRIRPLVQKVASLGMPALAITDHGVLSGAIEFYEACLEAGIKPIIGCEVYVAPRKRTDRDPRKDSSAFHLLLLAKNLAGYKNLIRLSTIASLEGFYYKPRVDHEVLQQHSEGLIATSGCLSSEVCVALINRDYDKALRIAGFYRDLFGKENYFIELQDHGLSEQKAIREGLIKLSRELGVPLICTNDVHYLNADDARAHDVLLCVQTGKTIHDEDRLRYGSNQFYLKTPEEMAKLFPDHPEALENTLRIVEMVDLRLDFGRVHLPEPDLPPGHTAISYLTHLAREGMEQKYHPVTPEVEQRLAYELDVIDKTGFAPYFLIVRDFAQFARDRGIFFGVRGSAAGSLVSYCIGITDIDPLYYGLTFERFLNPERVQMPDIDMDFEDTRRDEVIRYVTEKYGEDRVAQIGTFGTLGAKQAVRDVGKALGIPAQTVDQIARLIPVGPKVTIDSALKNSPELQELIEKDPRLQELIEIARRLEGVARHMSTHAAGVVISRDPLSEHVPLARVGEGPPVTQYDMVSLEKIGLLKMDFLGLTNLTILAKTLQNIEQTHGKRIDLHDIPLDDRKTYEMLGQGDTTGVFQLESQGMRRNIAELKPNDVRELAAMVALYRPGPMDHIPQYIRCKLGLQPIEYPHPSLEPILKETYGVIVYQDQVLQIVRALAGFTLGQADILRRAMGKKKAEDMEKMRSKFIEGAVRNGIDPEQAQNLFKLIEPFAGYAFNKAHAVCYAMVAYQTAYLKANYPVEYFAALMAAHFDNQDKVVQYVEECRRRNIQILPPDVNRSGVDFTVEGEAIRFGLGAIKNVGKAAVEVILRARADKPFTSLFDFCVRTLEQQGNFGKSTVETLIQAGAFHSLVPNRNQLLSALEDTWAAAQRAVHNRRIGQESLFAGGQMQEAVEEPPLPNVPELSREQILAFEKELLGVYLADHPLRSLQTRMKQLGVVPCNHLREMADGAQVRIAGVITSVRHLRTKRGDRMAAVVIEDLTGTVSATAFPNVYEEHKELLAKDSLVVLEGRVKHRDRLRTEDPESGETQVQVELVCEKAHALTNGSTLSRNGGGNGNGNHTTRTLHIRLTPAHRPALRVLREILTRRPGEARLVLHVDSGKQRYRVISHLNVDVSDNTQQDLVRIVGRDSVWLQ, via the coding sequence ATGTCACAACCGCGATTTGTGCACTTGCACACGCACACGGAGTACAGTCTGCTGGACGGTGCAAACCGTATTCGACCGCTCGTGCAGAAAGTAGCCAGCTTAGGAATGCCCGCTCTGGCAATTACCGACCACGGTGTGCTGAGCGGTGCGATTGAGTTTTATGAGGCATGTTTAGAGGCAGGCATCAAACCCATCATCGGCTGCGAAGTGTACGTTGCCCCGCGAAAGCGCACTGACCGCGACCCGCGCAAGGACTCATCCGCCTTCCATCTGCTTCTACTGGCAAAGAACCTCGCCGGCTATAAGAACCTCATCCGACTCAGCACTATCGCCTCGTTGGAAGGCTTCTACTACAAACCGCGCGTAGACCATGAGGTGCTGCAACAACATAGCGAGGGGCTGATTGCCACCAGCGGTTGTTTGAGTAGCGAAGTGTGTGTGGCTTTGATTAACCGGGATTATGATAAAGCGCTGCGCATTGCCGGTTTTTATCGGGACCTCTTCGGCAAGGAGAACTATTTCATTGAATTGCAAGACCATGGGCTGAGCGAGCAGAAGGCGATTCGGGAAGGGCTGATTAAGCTGTCGCGCGAGCTGGGCGTGCCGTTGATATGTACCAACGATGTACACTACTTGAACGCCGACGACGCCCGGGCGCATGATGTGCTGCTGTGCGTGCAGACAGGCAAAACCATCCATGACGAGGACCGTTTGCGCTACGGCTCCAACCAGTTCTACCTGAAAACGCCCGAGGAGATGGCAAAGCTGTTCCCCGACCACCCGGAGGCGCTGGAAAACACCCTGCGCATCGTGGAGATGGTAGACCTGCGTCTGGACTTCGGACGGGTGCATCTGCCCGAGCCAGACCTGCCTCCCGGGCACACGGCGATCAGCTATCTGACCCACCTTGCCCGCGAGGGGATGGAGCAGAAATACCATCCTGTCACCCCGGAGGTCGAGCAAAGACTGGCGTACGAACTGGACGTGATTGATAAGACCGGCTTCGCCCCTTACTTTCTCATCGTGCGCGATTTCGCCCAGTTCGCCCGCGACCGGGGCATTTTCTTCGGCGTGCGCGGTTCGGCGGCAGGAAGTCTAGTTTCCTACTGTATCGGTATTACCGACATCGACCCGCTCTATTATGGACTGACCTTCGAGCGGTTCCTGAACCCCGAACGCGTGCAGATGCCCGATATCGATATGGACTTTGAAGACACCCGCCGCGATGAGGTCATCCGCTATGTCACCGAGAAGTACGGCGAAGACAGGGTGGCGCAAATTGGCACTTTCGGAACGTTAGGCGCGAAGCAAGCGGTGCGCGATGTGGGCAAAGCGCTGGGCATTCCCGCTCAGACCGTGGACCAGATTGCCCGCCTCATTCCGGTCGGTCCGAAAGTAACTATAGACAGTGCGTTGAAGAACAGCCCAGAACTGCAGGAATTGATTGAGAAAGACCCGCGCTTGCAGGAGCTTATCGAAATCGCCAGGCGTCTGGAAGGCGTTGCGCGACACATGAGCACCCATGCAGCAGGGGTGGTTATCAGTCGGGACCCGCTTTCGGAACACGTTCCTTTAGCACGGGTGGGCGAGGGTCCCCCCGTCACCCAGTACGATATGGTCTCTCTGGAAAAGATTGGCTTGCTGAAGATGGACTTCCTCGGGTTGACCAATCTGACCATCCTTGCCAAGACACTACAAAACATCGAGCAAACACACGGCAAGCGTATCGATCTGCACGACATCCCACTGGATGACCGCAAGACCTATGAAATGCTTGGGCAGGGCGATACCACCGGCGTCTTCCAGCTGGAGTCGCAGGGCATGCGACGCAACATCGCAGAATTGAAGCCGAACGACGTACGCGAGCTGGCAGCGATGGTTGCTTTATATCGCCCGGGACCGATGGACCATATCCCGCAGTACATTCGATGCAAGCTGGGATTGCAACCGATCGAGTATCCTCACCCTTCGCTGGAACCCATTCTCAAAGAGACCTACGGTGTCATCGTCTATCAGGACCAGGTACTGCAAATCGTGCGTGCACTGGCAGGCTTTACGCTGGGGCAGGCAGATATTCTGCGCCGCGCTATGGGCAAGAAGAAAGCGGAAGATATGGAGAAGATGCGTTCGAAGTTCATCGAAGGCGCGGTGCGCAACGGCATCGACCCCGAGCAAGCCCAAAACCTGTTTAAACTGATTGAGCCCTTTGCCGGTTATGCCTTTAATAAAGCACATGCTGTCTGCTATGCGATGGTAGCCTACCAGACTGCCTACCTGAAAGCGAACTATCCGGTAGAGTACTTTGCCGCGCTTATGGCGGCGCACTTCGATAATCAGGACAAAGTGGTGCAATACGTCGAGGAGTGCCGCCGGCGCAACATCCAGATACTGCCCCCCGATGTGAATCGCAGCGGAGTGGACTTCACCGTAGAAGGAGAGGCAATACGCTTCGGGCTGGGCGCGATTAAGAACGTCGGGAAAGCAGCGGTAGAGGTTATCCTGCGTGCGAGAGCAGACAAACCCTTTACCAGCCTGTTTGACTTCTGCGTGCGCACGCTGGAGCAACAGGGCAACTTCGGCAAGAGCACGGTAGAAACGCTGATTCAGGCGGGGGCTTTTCACTCGCTGGTGCCCAACCGCAACCAGCTGCTATCTGCTCTGGAGGATACGTGGGCGGCGGCCCAACGAGCGGTACACAACCGGCGCATCGGACAGGAATCGCTGTTCGCAGGCGGACAGATGCAGGAAGCAGTAGAGGAACCTCCCCTGCCCAACGTGCCCGAGCTCTCGCGCGAACAGATACTTGCCTTTGAGAAGGAACTGCTGGGCGTCTACCTTGCCGACCACCCATTGCGGTCGTTGCAAACGCGTATGAAGCAGCTGGGCGTGGTGCCATGCAACCACTTGCGCGAGATGGCGGACGGCGCACAAGTGCGCATCGCCGGGGTGATTACCAGTGTGCGCCACCTGCGCACCAAACGCGGCGACCGCATGGCGGCGGTGGTCATTGAAGACCTCACGGGCACCGTTTCTGCTACCGCATTTCCTAACGTATACGAGGAGCACAAAGAGTTGCTCGCGAAGGACAGCCTGGTGGTGCTGGAAGGCAGAGTGAAGCATCGCGACCGCCTGCGTACCGAAGACCCGGAATCCGGCGAAACACAGGTGCAGGTGGAACTGGTATGCGAAAAGGCGCACGCTCTGACCAACGGCAGCACGCTGAGCAGAAACGGCGGCGGTAACGGAAACGGCAACCACACCACGCGCACGCTACATATCCGCCTGACGCCTGCTCACCGCCCTGCGCTACGGGTATTGCGCGAGATACTCACCAGACGCCCTGGCGAGGCGAGGCTGGTACTGCATGTAGATTCCGGTAAGCAGCGGTACCGTGTGATTTCACACCTGAACGTGGACGTGAGCGATAACACGCAACAGGACCTGGTGCGTATCGTTGGGCGTGATAGTGTGTGGCTGCAATAA
- a CDS encoding CAAX protease family protein, whose product MWNNPSDAEAEHPHGGGYALWVALLLFLLIVLSNLLMLRPRLTDRIDMWSTRVVQVEFTARMLYGEVLPFKAVQGTDWEEPLKLLTGKDAPLGALVRAVVLLEERASATGQEPTRERINQLLRRMPHAPTRFSPQQKQAILLWCQSVYGNRRRLSAVEKEQFRRTIEETNLGWTRLLALKHLELLAGDTEAARRWDVQARQQADRLQWGLIAVFAVIVLLMLGGVTAWLAYALWKSTLRAIQPVVPVMPPRHADAVMWGLVAYFTATYLGGWIAGLFVRMLPPSTPLLVVLVLLVQVATGCAALWVLYLQMRRSGASWREIGWTWKPLSAHLAWGTAAYVAMIPVLLITVVFVQVLLPSIPSPAHPIAGVASSENSPWVMVLLFLVAAVFAPLFEEIFFRGVLLNALWAYTGNRWVGIVGSALVFSVLHPQMYLGWIAVFVIGLMLGGLFVERRSLVPCLWMHALNNTVALVAAQLLRMAG is encoded by the coding sequence ATGTGGAACAACCCGTCTGATGCTGAAGCGGAGCATCCGCATGGAGGAGGGTATGCTCTTTGGGTGGCGTTGCTGCTCTTCCTGCTTATTGTGCTGTCGAACCTGCTGATGCTGCGCCCCCGCTTGACCGACCGCATCGATATGTGGAGCACCCGGGTCGTGCAAGTCGAGTTTACCGCCCGGATGTTGTATGGGGAGGTATTGCCCTTCAAGGCGGTGCAGGGGACAGATTGGGAGGAACCGCTGAAACTGCTAACCGGAAAAGATGCACCGCTTGGTGCGCTGGTGCGGGCGGTTGTCCTGTTGGAGGAGCGGGCAAGTGCTACAGGGCAGGAACCCACTCGGGAGCGAATTAACCAGCTGCTGCGACGGATGCCCCATGCCCCTACGCGCTTTTCCCCCCAGCAAAAGCAAGCCATCCTGCTCTGGTGCCAGTCGGTATATGGCAATCGCCGCCGCCTGTCTGCTGTGGAGAAAGAGCAGTTCCGTCGCACGATTGAGGAGACAAACCTCGGCTGGACACGTTTGCTCGCTCTGAAGCATCTGGAGTTGCTGGCAGGGGATACCGAAGCCGCCCGCAGGTGGGACGTACAGGCGCGTCAGCAGGCGGATCGCTTACAGTGGGGGCTCATCGCCGTGTTTGCGGTGATAGTCTTGCTGATGTTGGGTGGGGTGACCGCGTGGCTGGCTTACGCTCTGTGGAAAAGCACCTTACGCGCTATCCAGCCGGTCGTGCCCGTGATGCCGCCTCGCCACGCCGATGCGGTGATGTGGGGGCTGGTGGCTTATTTTACCGCAACGTATCTTGGCGGGTGGATTGCCGGGTTGTTTGTCCGTATGTTGCCGCCATCTACGCCGCTACTGGTGGTGCTGGTGTTGCTGGTGCAAGTGGCAACAGGATGTGCTGCTTTATGGGTACTGTATCTGCAGATGAGACGGAGCGGAGCCAGCTGGCGCGAGATTGGCTGGACGTGGAAACCTTTGTCTGCGCACCTTGCATGGGGGACAGCAGCCTATGTGGCGATGATACCTGTGCTGTTGATTACCGTGGTCTTCGTACAGGTGCTGTTGCCATCGATACCCAGCCCGGCTCATCCTATCGCAGGTGTGGCATCATCGGAGAACTCTCCTTGGGTGATGGTGCTGCTGTTTCTAGTGGCGGCGGTGTTTGCGCCGCTGTTTGAGGAGATCTTCTTCCGGGGAGTCCTGCTGAACGCGCTATGGGCGTATACGGGTAACCGGTGGGTGGGCATCGTGGGTTCCGCGCTGGTCTTTTCGGTGCTGCACCCGCAAATGTATCTGGGCTGGATAGCGGTTTTTGTGATAGGCTTGATGCTGGGTGGGCTTTTTGTAGAGCGGCGGAGCCTTGTGCCCTGCCTCTGGATGCACGCGCTGAACAACACCGTCGCGCTGGTCGCGGCGCAGCTGCTGAGGATGGCAGGATGA
- a CDS encoding cell division protein DivIVA, giving the protein MSTPVRLTPIDITNKRFRRALRGYRSSEVDEFLAEVGADYEAVVVENARLKEQVAQMQQELERYRAIEESMKEALVLAQRTADELRATAHREAEVIRAQAELQVRQQFEQHRKAIEDLRTARQRFAVELRSTLQGMLEFVERYLFAPPPEVTLENEPVRGDTEQPEPESSHVEQPV; this is encoded by the coding sequence ATGAGTACACCGGTAAGACTGACACCAATAGACATCACCAACAAGCGGTTTCGGCGCGCGCTGCGCGGCTATCGCAGCAGCGAGGTGGACGAGTTCCTTGCGGAGGTTGGGGCGGATTACGAGGCGGTGGTAGTAGAAAACGCTCGTCTGAAGGAGCAAGTCGCGCAGATGCAGCAGGAGCTAGAGCGTTACCGCGCCATAGAGGAGTCGATGAAGGAGGCGCTGGTACTGGCACAGCGCACCGCAGACGAGCTGCGCGCTACCGCACACCGCGAAGCAGAGGTTATTCGTGCTCAGGCGGAACTGCAGGTGCGCCAGCAATTCGAACAGCACCGCAAGGCGATTGAGGACCTGCGGACAGCACGCCAACGATTTGCCGTCGAATTGCGTTCAACCCTTCAGGGTATGCTGGAGTTTGTGGAGCGGTATCTGTTCGCCCCGCCTCCCGAAGTAACGTTGGAGAACGAGCCCGTGCGAGGCGATACGGAGCAACCCGAGCCGGAGAGTTCGCATGTGGAACAACCCGTCTGA
- a CDS encoding double-stranded DNA repair protein Rad50, which translates to MKLHRLQLANFRQYTDLDLTFGDGITAIIGANGSGKSTLLEAICWSLYGAEALRSKVEEVRPLFLSVLDGSAQRGRGTHPKAVLTFSLGDVTYEIERTPQGARLYRLQSEREAIADGTTAVNSMVQRLLGGMTYRQFLTSFFAQQGELEFLHFDKARRREEVLRMLGLERVTQSVKWMDEELAKVRAELRGKQSLPLSPEEAKAQLERAKEELRDARTALHEAEATLEKAKADWERWQPVAEQWNTRKTAYDSLQTQVQLLEQNIQTRESELDRLQTELSEAQAARTRLEELRPQGERYKQVREQLRHLDELQRYEQRRTELRVQSENLTIQIKEREAQLAEADADLSRLQNQKDEIDAQEQRVRELNEKAKLAEELRHRLEQLDNRKLAVHRQLSALDAQIDSLSERMEQVNRQIAATVSVNEEAQRISRLVSEADSRVRELEKELERLERQRAGAIASADAEARSLRQQMREIEERRKNVESLGPEGECPVCTRRLGEEFSSVVKHFDLELQEAEKRLQAALSRKAEAERDTEAIDQCRANLQEARTDLQQYREHLARLQEQIRQREGWIQEAQTLRQQLDSLSRQREQVASTYDAEEHEGVRLQVEELQPVAQQALAERQVWLERRNQWQREIARVQDTIRQLHTTLEQLRKALATAEAEIQQLPTGYDATLHNQLRGEIAELQPIWDEALRLHPVAQRLPDLQARFEEANNALQWTREQLQQAHQRLQELAYNEQDYQNVMSQFAACESALRGAETQVQVLQERVKQREGQVAALEEQWQRLQEHLRELRELEHAVRRDETVRNWLRSFADLLNGEVVPELQERAGELLNLLTDGRYTQLQISEEFEFTLVDEDRPKPIISGGEEDIVHLSLRLAMAEMICERSGQPLGLLVLDEVFGSLDTDRRENTLQLLRRLRDRFDQIIIISHIEEIQAGADRCLQVDYSPRQHRSTVREVSLLAAADVLSEESPLETAHSEAVAQAWGGLFES; encoded by the coding sequence ATGAAGCTGCACCGTCTGCAATTGGCCAATTTCCGACAGTATACGGATTTAGACCTCACCTTTGGAGACGGCATTACCGCCATCATCGGCGCAAACGGTTCGGGCAAAAGCACCCTGCTGGAAGCAATTTGCTGGTCGCTGTACGGCGCGGAGGCGTTGCGTAGTAAAGTGGAGGAGGTACGTCCACTGTTCCTGAGCGTGCTCGACGGCAGCGCCCAGAGAGGCAGGGGCACGCACCCCAAAGCGGTTCTCACCTTTTCGCTGGGCGATGTAACCTACGAGATAGAGCGCACGCCACAAGGAGCGCGTCTGTACCGCTTACAATCAGAACGTGAGGCGATTGCGGACGGCACGACCGCTGTCAATAGTATGGTGCAGCGCCTGCTTGGTGGTATGACCTATCGCCAGTTTCTGACATCCTTCTTCGCACAACAGGGTGAGCTGGAATTTCTACACTTCGACAAGGCGCGCCGGCGCGAGGAGGTGCTGCGGATGCTTGGCTTGGAGCGCGTCACCCAAAGTGTGAAGTGGATGGACGAGGAGCTGGCGAAAGTACGTGCCGAGCTGCGCGGCAAACAGTCGTTGCCCCTTAGCCCCGAAGAGGCAAAGGCGCAGCTGGAACGGGCAAAAGAGGAGCTGCGGGACGCGCGCACTGCGTTGCACGAAGCGGAAGCGACGTTGGAGAAGGCAAAAGCGGACTGGGAGCGCTGGCAGCCTGTAGCCGAGCAGTGGAACACCCGCAAAACGGCGTACGACAGCCTGCAAACGCAGGTTCAGCTGCTGGAGCAGAACATCCAGACACGCGAGAGCGAGCTGGATCGCCTGCAAACGGAACTGTCTGAGGCGCAGGCTGCGCGAACCCGCCTTGAGGAATTGCGCCCGCAGGGTGAACGCTACAAACAGGTGCGCGAACAGTTGCGCCATCTGGACGAACTACAGCGATACGAGCAACGCCGCACCGAACTGCGCGTGCAAAGCGAAAACCTGACAATACAAATAAAAGAGCGAGAGGCACAGCTGGCTGAAGCGGATGCGGATCTGTCGCGTCTGCAGAATCAGAAGGATGAAATAGATGCGCAGGAGCAGCGCGTGCGTGAACTGAACGAAAAGGCGAAGCTGGCGGAGGAGTTGCGCCACAGGCTGGAACAGCTGGATAATCGCAAACTGGCTGTGCACAGGCAGTTGTCTGCGCTGGATGCACAGATTGACTCGCTAAGCGAGCGGATGGAGCAGGTAAATCGGCAGATTGCGGCTACCGTGAGCGTCAATGAAGAGGCTCAGCGTATCTCTAGGCTGGTGAGCGAGGCGGATAGCAGGGTGAGAGAACTGGAGAAGGAGCTGGAGCGGCTGGAGCGCCAGCGAGCCGGCGCTATTGCCAGCGCAGATGCCGAGGCGCGAAGTCTTCGCCAGCAGATGCGGGAAATAGAGGAGCGACGCAAAAACGTGGAGTCACTGGGACCTGAGGGGGAGTGTCCTGTGTGTACTCGTCGTCTGGGGGAGGAGTTTTCCAGCGTCGTTAAGCACTTCGATCTTGAACTGCAGGAAGCGGAGAAGCGCTTGCAAGCGGCACTGAGCCGTAAAGCAGAGGCGGAGCGCGACACCGAAGCCATTGACCAGTGCCGTGCGAATTTGCAGGAGGCGCGCACGGACCTCCAGCAATACCGTGAGCATCTTGCCCGTCTGCAGGAGCAGATTCGCCAGCGTGAGGGCTGGATTCAGGAGGCGCAAACTCTGCGGCAGCAACTGGATAGTCTGTCGCGACAACGTGAGCAAGTAGCCTCTACCTATGACGCCGAGGAGCACGAGGGGGTTCGCCTGCAAGTGGAAGAACTACAGCCTGTCGCACAGCAGGCACTGGCTGAGAGACAGGTCTGGCTGGAGCGCCGCAATCAGTGGCAGCGCGAGATAGCGCGAGTGCAGGATACGATAAGGCAGCTACACACCACGCTGGAACAGTTACGCAAGGCGTTAGCAACAGCTGAAGCAGAGATACAGCAGCTGCCGACAGGCTACGATGCCACGTTGCACAACCAGCTTCGTGGCGAAATAGCGGAGCTGCAGCCGATCTGGGATGAGGCATTGCGTCTGCATCCGGTCGCGCAACGCTTACCGGACCTGCAAGCGCGTTTCGAAGAGGCAAACAATGCCCTGCAGTGGACGAGGGAACAGCTCCAACAAGCGCACCAGAGGCTGCAGGAGCTGGCTTATAACGAGCAGGATTATCAGAACGTGATGAGCCAGTTCGCCGCTTGCGAAAGCGCCCTACGAGGCGCGGAAACTCAGGTGCAGGTGTTGCAAGAGCGGGTAAAACAGAGGGAAGGACAAGTAGCTGCCCTCGAAGAGCAGTGGCAGCGTCTGCAAGAACACCTGCGTGAACTGCGCGAACTGGAACACGCCGTGCGCCGGGATGAAACCGTGCGTAACTGGCTACGCAGCTTCGCCGACCTGTTGAACGGTGAAGTGGTGCCGGAACTTCAGGAACGAGCAGGTGAACTGCTGAACCTGTTGACCGATGGACGCTACACCCAGCTGCAGATTAGCGAAGAGTTTGAGTTTACGCTGGTGGACGAAGACCGGCCCAAGCCCATCATCTCGGGCGGCGAAGAGGATATCGTTCACCTTAGCCTGCGACTGGCGATGGCGGAGATGATTTGTGAGCGCAGCGGTCAGCCGTTAGGGCTGCTGGTGCTGGATGAGGTGTTTGGTTCGCTGGATACCGACCGGCGCGAAAACACCCTGCAGCTGCTGCGTCGCCTGCGTGACCGCTTTGACCAGATTATCATTATCTCGCACATCGAGGAGATACAGGCAGGCGCCGACCGCTGTCTGCAGGTAGATTACAGTCCGCGCCAGCACCGCAGTACCGTGCGAGAGGTAAGTTTACTGGCGGCGGCAGACGTTCTGAGCGAGGAATCTCCTCTGGAAACGGCACACTCCGAAGCGGTGGCGCAAGCATGGGGAGGACTGTTTGAAAGCTGA
- a CDS encoding iron-sulfur cluster carrier protein, translating into MNDHTVTEQQVLDALRSVVDPDLRRDIVSLGFVKDVKICDGNVAFKIELTTPACPVKDLMKSQATQAVLRIPGVKSVNVEMTASVRSRQIGAEDLLPGVKHVIAVASGKGGVGKSTVAVNLAVALAQLGAKVGLLDADIYGPSVPLLMGTRETPHVINDKIIPIERYGVQMMSLGFLLPDDQAVIWRGPMVAGTVRQLLTDVEWGEKDYLVVDLPPGTGDAPMTLSQSVPITGVVIVMTPQDVAFTIAGKAVAMFRKLEEGLGRPIPILGIIENMSGFACPHCGEVTSVFAGRGGEHAAERLGVPLLGSIPLDPNISLSGDEGVPAIVAHPESAQAKAFRSIAQALAAQCSIHSMADHTLLRHIPLIRRS; encoded by the coding sequence ATGAACGACCATACCGTCACTGAGCAGCAGGTACTGGATGCGCTGCGTTCGGTGGTAGACCCTGACCTGCGCCGCGACATCGTCAGCCTGGGCTTCGTAAAAGACGTCAAGATTTGCGACGGCAATGTCGCATTCAAGATAGAACTAACCACTCCTGCCTGCCCCGTCAAAGACCTGATGAAATCACAAGCCACACAGGCAGTGCTGCGGATTCCGGGGGTAAAGTCGGTTAACGTAGAGATGACCGCAAGCGTGCGTTCCAGGCAAATCGGTGCGGAAGACCTGCTACCCGGTGTAAAGCACGTGATAGCGGTCGCCAGTGGCAAAGGTGGGGTAGGCAAAAGCACTGTGGCGGTCAACCTTGCGGTAGCACTAGCGCAATTGGGCGCGAAAGTAGGCTTGCTGGATGCAGACATATACGGTCCCTCGGTGCCGCTGCTCATGGGCACGCGCGAAACGCCGCACGTTATTAACGATAAAATCATCCCTATCGAACGCTATGGCGTGCAGATGATGTCGCTGGGCTTTCTGCTACCCGATGACCAGGCGGTGATATGGCGAGGTCCAATGGTAGCAGGCACGGTCAGGCAACTGCTTACCGATGTGGAATGGGGTGAAAAAGACTATCTGGTGGTGGATCTGCCACCGGGCACCGGCGATGCCCCCATGACCCTGTCGCAATCAGTACCTATCACTGGCGTCGTTATCGTGATGACGCCGCAGGATGTGGCGTTTACCATCGCAGGCAAGGCGGTAGCCATGTTCCGCAAGCTGGAAGAAGGCTTAGGGCGACCGATACCCATACTGGGTATCATCGAGAACATGTCCGGTTTTGCCTGCCCGCACTGTGGCGAGGTGACCTCCGTGTTTGCAGGCAGGGGCGGAGAGCACGCCGCGGAGAGGCTGGGAGTACCCCTGCTCGGTTCTATCCCTCTTGACCCGAATATTTCGCTTAGCGGGGATGAAGGCGTGCCCGCTATCGTGGCGCACCCGGAGTCGGC
- a CDS encoding fucose isomerase encodes MVNLPPTKLGLIAANRGFFSDELAAKMRNETIAAMREAGIEVVVPDESMTKLGCVETLKEAYVAGKLFREQAVDGIVVAAVNFGDEQGVAAAVKTADLNVPIYIFGCQEEEVLTPSTPRRDSFCGLLSIGEALRQLGVDYTVGRVPILFPREEAFKKDIQRFAAVCRVVNGIRKARYGQIGARPDAFWTCRYDEKMLQRLGPTVVTLDLSEAIAGVQRIPADSAEVQQKMQQIAQYADAKGVPAEVLNKIARFELFVERFVEEKGLDALAIQCWTSIQMNLGICTCTTMSRLGDRGIPCACESDIMGTLSMHAALLASGTPATLADWNNLHNEDPELANLWHCGVYPATFAKTPPRIGVQEIIATSTGRDNATGVIEFEVKEGPITLCRITQSADGEWKAALAQGTIEENRAKTFGAYGWCRIPGLQRFYRDVLCRHFPHHVAMTLGSVGDVLWEALGNYFGMDVYAPNAHSGYWTPEPPFWND; translated from the coding sequence ATGGTAAATCTTCCGCCCACAAAACTTGGACTAATTGCTGCAAACCGGGGCTTCTTCAGCGATGAACTCGCCGCGAAGATGCGCAATGAAACTATCGCCGCCATGCGCGAGGCGGGTATCGAGGTCGTCGTGCCTGACGAAAGCATGACCAAACTGGGGTGTGTGGAAACGCTGAAGGAAGCCTATGTTGCAGGTAAACTCTTCCGGGAGCAAGCGGTAGATGGCATCGTGGTCGCTGCGGTGAACTTCGGCGACGAGCAGGGAGTTGCCGCCGCTGTCAAGACCGCCGACCTGAACGTGCCGATTTACATTTTCGGATGCCAGGAAGAAGAGGTACTCACTCCCAGCACGCCTCGGCGCGACTCGTTCTGTGGATTGCTTTCCATCGGTGAGGCGTTGCGCCAGCTGGGGGTGGATTACACTGTCGGACGAGTGCCGATCCTGTTTCCGCGCGAGGAGGCGTTTAAGAAAGACATCCAGCGTTTCGCCGCGGTGTGCCGTGTAGTCAACGGCATTCGCAAAGCGCGCTATGGGCAGATTGGCGCACGCCCTGATGCCTTCTGGACGTGTCGCTATGATGAGAAGATGCTTCAGCGACTGGGACCGACAGTGGTGACTTTAGACCTGTCGGAGGCGATTGCAGGAGTGCAGCGCATTCCGGCAGACAGCGCGGAAGTGCAGCAGAAAATGCAACAGATTGCCCAATACGCCGATGCGAAGGGTGTGCCCGCTGAGGTGCTGAACAAGATAGCACGCTTCGAACTGTTCGTCGAACGGTTTGTGGAGGAAAAGGGGTTGGATGCCCTGGCGATACAGTGCTGGACGTCTATCCAGATGAATCTGGGCATCTGTACCTGCACCACCATGAGCCGACTGGGCGACCGAGGCATTCCGTGTGCGTGCGAGTCAGACATTATGGGCACGCTGTCTATGCACGCCGCGTTACTGGCTTCCGGCACGCCTGCTACCCTTGCCGACTGGAACAACCTGCATAACGAAGACCCTGAGCTGGCGAACCTGTGGCACTGCGGTGTCTATCCTGCTACCTTCGCCAAGACACCGCCGCGCATCGGTGTACAGGAGATTATCGCGACAAGCACGGGACGTGACAATGCTACTGGCGTGATTGAGTTCGAAGTAAAAGAGGGACCCATCACACTGTGTCGCATCACCCAGAGCGCGGACGGCGAGTGGAAAGCTGCACTGGCGCAGGGTACTATAGAGGAGAATCGGGCGAAAACCTTTGGCGCGTACGGCTGGTGTCGTATCCCCGGGCTACAGCGGTTCTATCGCGACGTGCTGTGCCGGCACTTCCCGCATCACGTGGCGATGACGCTGGGTTCCGTTGGCGACGTGCTGTGGGAAGCTTTGGGTAACTACTTTGGCATGGACGTGTACGCGCCCAATGCACATTCCGGCTACTGGACGCCTGAGCCACCGTTCTGGAACGACTGA